The following is a genomic window from Spirosoma foliorum.
GAGTTGGGGGATGCGTTTTTGTGGAGGTAAACTACCCGAATAACTGACAAATAGATCAAGCCGACCATCGCCATTTACATCGGCCATTGTTACGCCCGTTCGCCAGGGACCTTCTCGACCAGCTACACCAGCGGTTGCGGTTATATCGGTGAATTTCATACCTCCTTTATTGAGGTACAACTGATTGGGAACCATGTTGCCGCTGAAGAAAATATCTTCCAGTCCGTCGCCATTCAGATCGCCAACAGCTACCCCGCCCCCATTGTAAAAATACTCGTACATGAGCACGTTTGTATTCAGCCCTTCGGTCAGGTTATTGGCGAACGTAACCCCAGTTTGTTCGGGTGTTAATGAGGTAAAGAGGGGAGGGCCAGTATTCTCTGAGGTAGCCTGTCCATCGGAAGAATTCTCCCGACAACCACTTGCCAGGAAATAAGTTATAAGAAGCAACCAACCAGATAGTGCACGTAAAAAAAACTTCATAAAAGAGAATCGATAAAGAACTTGAGGAGACTATTTATAGCAATTTGCTACAGTAAGCAAGCAGTTTTTTTAAATCGTTCTCCTGCTTGAAATCGACGGATTCATTTGTCAGATAGGCCATAACCTGTTCCCGATGTTTGCCGAATACCTTCAATAGATTAGCTTTATTCAGCAGATAAGAACGGTTGTTCTGATCAATAATAAGGTAAGTTTTGCCTTTTATCAACAGAAGATCCCCTTTCGCATCAAACTTACGTATGGATGCATTATCGGAAGAATAGAACTGGTAGTTGGTAATGGATGCTGTGCCTGATGATTGATTATAGGCCCCTAATTTTTCACCTTTTGCCATTTCTAAAATTCGCTTTTCGGCGAGTTTGACGAAACCATACGTATCAATCAGTTCCATATACCCCAATTTTGGGTCATGCCAGAATACATTCTGTGGTGGTGACTGATCGCCTGGTGCAAGATTGTCAATACTAACCAGCCGAACCATAGGTTGATCAGCTATCGCTAGCGTATCACCCTGTGCGTTGATAAATTGCATTTCGCCCAACAGTATGTTGTAGTTAAAGCGAGCTGCCGCAGATGTTCCATTGTTAAATAAAACCGTACCATTTCGAAACTGCTCGTAGCGATATCGCTCGTTAAAAGGTAGTGCTTTCGTTTCACTTACCCCCCCCTCTTACCCGGATCAAATTTGTGCTCTGAGCCTGCGCGTTACTCTGAATAATTGCCCAGATTAGTGTACAAAACAGACTTGTTTTCATAGCATAAGAACGGATTGTTACCAAAAAACTGATGCCAGCGCATCAATACGCCGGCATCAGTTCAATAACAAACTTATTAATGAATATTAGTAACCGGGATTCTGAATCAACTTGTTGTTCCGATTAATCTCGTCTCGGCTGATAGGGAGGAAGTAGATCTTATCGTTCCATTTCCGGTTTTCTTTCCCAGTTCCCAGATCCTGTACGCTGTACGTATAGGTATAGTTATCCTTACTGTACTTGTAAGTCGTAACCGACTTGCCTGGTTTTAACTTACCTGCAATTACAATAATGCGGGCTTGCTGACCGAGTACAGTTGGGGCAATCATCCAACGACGAACATCATAGAAACGTTGATCCTCCATGAACATTTCGACGTTTCGCTCATTCTGGTAACGCGTTATCAGAGCAGCACCCGTTTCAGTGATGGCAGGCATACCGACCCGGAAACGAACAGCGTTGATCCATTTCTTCGCTTCAGCTTCCTGACCCAGCATCAAGCAGGTTTCTGCATAGTTCAGCACGACTTCCGTAAACCGAATCTGGATCGAAGGAATTTCCTGACGGATATTCTGATCCACGATAGAAACGTCTGTGTTAAAGAACTTACGAATCGCGTAGCCCGTCCAGGTACCGTTCCAGTTTTCGATGGTGCTGTTCCGCGTGTCTAAGCCCGAAAACTTGGTAGGGGAGGCCGAAGTGCCCACTTCATATTCGCCCATCTGAATCTGACCGGCTGGGTCGATACCTGCTCCATCGGGTGTACGTGGTTTCCACTGTGCACCGTCATACAGGATAGATGCATAGAAACGGGGATCGCGATTTTCGTAAGGAGCCGCTGCGTGAGTTGGGTTCTTCCAATCGAACTTCGTACCGTCCATCATTTCGTAGTTATCGACCATTTGCTGAGTCGGTTCACTGGAAGTCCAGCCATGGTAACCGTTTGGCATATTGTTACGAGGGAACCAGGAACCCCAGTCGTCATTCGAGGCACGGATGTAGTACTTTAGGAAAATACCATCAGTTTCTCCTCCGTTCTGCGACAGCGACAAGTTAATGTAGTTCTGCTGACCTTCGGCCGGAGTAACCGGCGCGGTTAGGTTCAGCTTGTAACCGTACAGATTCAGATCCATAACGGCTTTCGCAGCATCTTGTGCCCGTTTCCAACGAGTAGTGCGGTCGCCACTCACGTAGCCCAGTAATTCTGGGTTGGCGAAACCAGCGATGACACTTGACTTAGCTTTGGCCGTTGGAATGTCGTGCAGATCACTTGCAGCATAAAGCAACACCCGTGCTTTCAGGGCCATAGAAGCCCCCATTGTAGCCCGGCCAGCGGCCATGCTACGGCCTTTTAACAGCGCAGAGGCTGAGTCCAGATCAGTAACGATGGCGTTAACACACTCCTCGTACGTATTGCGGGCCACGGTAAAATCTGGCTCATCCAACGTATAAGGCGTTTTGATCATAGGGATAGCCCCATAATAGCGCAGTAACTGGTTGTAGAGGTAAGCGCGCATAAAATACATCTCACCACGCATCCGACCGGCCAAATCGCCACTATTGTCAAACGTAGGCTTAGCCAATTTTGCCAAGGCAATATTAGCGGCCCGAATGCGGGCGTAGACGGCTCCCCACTCCATCGTACTTTTAATAGTGCCGGTATTGGAGGGGCTGACGTTTGCTTCATTAACGTCCTGTTTGCCGAAGCTATACAGGGCATTGTCCGTCTGACAGTCGAAGCTCATTTGATCCAGCAGACCATCCCGAATGCCGTTATATACATCCGTTACAAACGCTTCGGAGAGGGAACGGTCGGCCCAAACGGCGTCGCCCGATACTTTATCAAGCGGCTTAGTATTCAGGAAATCACTGTTACAGGCGATCATCGTTGTGCCCAACAGCAGACTGAACGATAAACACTTTGCTATATAATTCATACTAGTCTGATTAATCGATTAGAAACTGAGTGTTACGCCCGTGTTGATCACCCGTGCTTGTGGGTAATATTGTCCCGCACTATTAGTCGATTCGGGATCGTAAATGCCTTTCATGGCTGGCGCGTAGGTGGCCAGGTTCAAGCCGTTTACGTAAACGCGCAGATTGCTGAGACCAATTTTGTTCCCAATAGTACTAGGCAGGGTATAGCCCAACTCCAGGTTTTTCAACCGAATATAGTCTGTGCTTCTCAGCCAGTAGCTGGTACCGTTAGAGAAGTACTGATTGCTGCGGTCAACTATACGAGGGTCAACGGTGCTTGGATTGTCTACCGTCCAACGGTGATCGTAGCTGTATTTCAAGAAGTTACCAATGGTGCCTGACTCCGTTTGCAGGAAGATTTGGCCACCGGCTGATCCTTGGAAAAGAATGCTAAGATCGAAGTTTTTGTAGCGGACACTGGCGTTCAAACCACCCTGAAAACGGGGTTGGTTGTTACGGTCGGCCCGTACACGGTCATTGGCATCGATTTTACCATTTCCATCGATATCCTTGAGCTTCATGTCGCCGGGGCGTAGCAGGCTGGCGCCTACACCGCTGTAATCCAGCTTGTTGGCGTCAATCTCTGCTTGTGTAGAGAAAATGCCGTCATATTGATACAAGAGTGTACCATTGGCATTGTTTGGGTTGTTCACGTCGCTTGGAATTGGCTTGCCTGTCGAACGCTGCCACTCTGGTGCACCAGGTACTTCATCCCAGAACGTAATTGTATTCTTGGCATAACCACCATTTACGCTCACATTGAATTTTAAATCTCCTGCCTGACCATTGTAACCAACCCGGAATTCGTAACCTTTATTGGTCACCCGGCCGATGTTGGTAGCTGGTAAGGTAGCACCCGTTGTTTGTGGAATCGACGCACTTTGACGCCATAGGATGTTTGACCGTTTGTTCTGGAACACATCGAACTCGAAGAAAACCTTTCCGTTCAGCAATGATCCTTCCAGACCAATGTCAGCGTTGTTGGCAACTTCCCAGGTTAGCTTGGTATTAGGGACACCATTTTCATACAGTGTCTGTGCTACCTGGTTGTTGATCACATAACCCCAGTTCGAATTCACAGCGTCGCCGTAAGCATACGTTGGTAGGTAATCGTACTCGCGCAGGGTATTGTTGAAATACACCTGGTCGTTACCCAATTGCCCCCACGATGCCCGTAGTTTCAACGAGCTAACAACTGGCAGGGCTTTCTTGAAGAAGTCCTCTTCTGAAATACGCCAGCCTGCCGTCACGCCAGGGAAGAAACCCCAACGGCTGGCAGCCGGGAACATATACGAACCATCGTAGCGCCACAGGAATTCAGCCAGGTATTTTTCTTTGTAGTTATACGCAGCCCGGCCAAAATAACTCATCCGAGCCCGTTCCCATGCGGCCGTGGTATTGGCAATCTGCTGAGTTTGGCTACCAGCAAACAACTGATCGATGGCCGTCGAGTTAAAGTATTGGCGGAAGCCAGAAAAGCCATTTGAGTTAGATTGCTCCTTCGTGATACCAGCCAGCAACGTGATGGCATGACTGGCACCGAAGGTATGATCGTAGGACAGAATACCCGACAGCAGCGAGTTGAACTGATCATTAGTGTACTGATTGAGGGTAGACTGGGCAGGCCCTTTCTGTACGCGCTGAAGCAGAGGTTCCTTCGTTGTTGGATCGTAGGAAGTATAATCCCAGCTATATACGAACCAGGGGGTCTGCCACCGTTTGCCTTGCTGAATGTATTTATCCAACGCAACGCTACCAGTCAACTTCAAGCCTGGCACCCAGGGGTTAGTAATATTAATACTGGCATTACTTTGCAAATAATACCGTGTATCTCTGTCGTAACCCGTAGCGCTGGTTGTAACGAGTACAGGTTGTTGTCCATTCTCGATATCAGGAGCGGGTAAACCATTTGGCCAGAAAGCAGGCTTGTTTGGATATCCCCGTGCCAGCATCCGGAAAATATCACCAGCGCCAACCGTTGGGAAGAACCGATTTTCCTGACGACCCACTACGCCCGTTACCAGATTGATATACTTACTGATTTTGGCATCCAGATTCAGACGGAAATCATATTGCTTGTAACCCGTAGCCGAATTTTTGTAGTAAGCATCCTGATTCTGATAGTTGACCGAGGTCAGGTACTTGATGTTCTCTGAACCACCTACTAATTGCAACGTGTGCCGCACCTGGGGCGACCAGGTTTTCAGTGCCGCGCCGAACCAATCGGTATTGGGGTGACCCCAAGGGTCCGAACCATCCTGAAACTTCTTGATATCGTCTGGTGTAAAAGCAGCTTTAGCTACTGATTTGTCGGGCAGGGTATAGCTACCTGTTGTATTAAAAGCTGCATTAGCGTCTTTCCAATATTGCGCAGGTAAGTTATACAGGTTAATCTCGTTGTTCAACTGGGCATATTCGGCCGCAGATGCCATCTTGGGAATAACGGTTGGCTGACCAAAGCCCTGGTTGAAGCTGTATGACAACTCTGGCTTACCGCTTTTACCCCGTTTGGTTGTTACAAGAATAACCCCGTTAGCTGCCCGAGATCCATAAATGGCTGCCGAGGCATCTTTCAGAACTGACATGCTTTCGATATCAGCCGGATTCAGGCGGTCAATACCCCCAGCCCGGGCTGGTACACCATCGATAACGATCAGGGCGTCATTATTACCCAATGTGTTAGAGCCCCGAATCCGGATAGCTGCTCCATCGTAACCTGGTTCACCGCTGGCGTTTGTTGCAATAACGCCCGGCATCCGGCCCGCAATGGAGTTACTCAGGTTTACCGCCGGGGATTTTATCAAGTCGGTCCCTTTTACGGTGGCTACGGCTCCTGTTACGGTTTCTTTCTTCTGCTCGCCATACCCCACCACAACAACTTCGTTCAGCATCTTGTCGTCGGAAGCCAGGGTGATGTTAATCGAATTGCGACCAGTTGCTGCGATTTCCTGGCTTACATATCCGATGTAAGAAAAGACCAGCGTTTCGTTGCCTTTAGGTAGATTAAGCGTGTAGTCCCCGGTAGCTGAAGATACTGTACCTGTTGTTGTGCCCTTGACAACAATACTAACTCCTGGGAGAGCTAAGCCTTGTGCGTCAATTACCTTACCCGTTACTTTCGATTGAGCGAAGGCCCCAATCGAGCAAAACAGGCTAAACAGAAACAGAGAACAAAACACGATCTTCCGGGGCCTGATCGTGCTTGTTGGGAAGGCATCTTCTCGCAGAAAGAAGAGCTTCTGGTGCGTACATTGTTTTTGCATAAGCTTTAACTTATTGTTAATTTAACAATGGGTTAAAGCTTAAGTACTGAGTGTTTTTACTCGTTAATAATTACCTAAAATAGAGCTTATTTTAACATTATTTGCTGCTAATGTACAAAAAAGGATTAAAAAATAGTTAATCACCTTGAAGAAAAGCTGTAGATTAAATAGGATTTTATGGTAATAGAGTTTAATTTTTCTTTGGCTATTTTTCTGTGATCTAAGCAGTTACGTGACTCTTTTGAAACAAGGCTGTTGTGTTTTATACAGTTGCTGGAATTTAAAAGAAGACATGTTTGACTGTTCCTAGCCAGGGTACAGAGAAAAAAATATTTCTAAAAAAATTTAAGAAATACGTCCCCAGTTGTTTTCAGTCTGCTTAAGCGCATCGACGTGATTTCGGATGGGAGCGTGCTGGGGGAGCACGAGTTCTGGGTCTTCGGCTAAGATTGCCTGTGCCGATTCGCGGGCTGCTGTGAGAATGGCGCCATCTTTAGCCAGATCGGCAATCATTAAATCCATTACTCCACTTTGTTGCGTACCCGTGAGATCGCCAGGGCCACGTAGCTGAAGGTCGACATCGGCAATTTCGAAGCCATTGTTTGTCCGAACCATCGTTTCTAGCCGGGTACGGGTATCACTACTGAGTTTGTAGCCGGTCATCATGACACAGTACGATTGTTCGGCACCCCGACCAACCCGCCCACGTAGCTGGTGGAGCTGAGAAAGGCCAAATCGCTCGGCGCTTTCAATGACCATTACACTGGCATTCGGTACGTTAACCCCAACTTCGATAACGGTTGTGGCTACCAGAATCTGGGTTTCCTGCTTTAAAAAGCGT
Proteins encoded in this region:
- a CDS encoding RagB/SusD family nutrient uptake outer membrane protein gives rise to the protein MNYIAKCLSFSLLLGTTMIACNSDFLNTKPLDKVSGDAVWADRSLSEAFVTDVYNGIRDGLLDQMSFDCQTDNALYSFGKQDVNEANVSPSNTGTIKSTMEWGAVYARIRAANIALAKLAKPTFDNSGDLAGRMRGEMYFMRAYLYNQLLRYYGAIPMIKTPYTLDEPDFTVARNTYEECVNAIVTDLDSASALLKGRSMAAGRATMGASMALKARVLLYAASDLHDIPTAKAKSSVIAGFANPELLGYVSGDRTTRWKRAQDAAKAVMDLNLYGYKLNLTAPVTPAEGQQNYINLSLSQNGGETDGIFLKYYIRASNDDWGSWFPRNNMPNGYHGWTSSEPTQQMVDNYEMMDGTKFDWKNPTHAAAPYENRDPRFYASILYDGAQWKPRTPDGAGIDPAGQIQMGEYEVGTSASPTKFSGLDTRNSTIENWNGTWTGYAIRKFFNTDVSIVDQNIRQEIPSIQIRFTEVVLNYAETCLMLGQEAEAKKWINAVRFRVGMPAITETGAALITRYQNERNVEMFMEDQRFYDVRRWMIAPTVLGQQARIIVIAGKLKPGKSVTTYKYSKDNYTYTYSVQDLGTGKENRKWNDKIYFLPISRDEINRNNKLIQNPGY
- a CDS encoding SusC/RagA family TonB-linked outer membrane protein; the encoded protein is MQKQCTHQKLFFLREDAFPTSTIRPRKIVFCSLFLFSLFCSIGAFAQSKVTGKVIDAQGLALPGVSIVVKGTTTGTVSSATGDYTLNLPKGNETLVFSYIGYVSQEIAATGRNSINITLASDDKMLNEVVVVGYGEQKKETVTGAVATVKGTDLIKSPAVNLSNSIAGRMPGVIATNASGEPGYDGAAIRIRGSNTLGNNDALIVIDGVPARAGGIDRLNPADIESMSVLKDASAAIYGSRAANGVILVTTKRGKSGKPELSYSFNQGFGQPTVIPKMASAAEYAQLNNEINLYNLPAQYWKDANAAFNTTGSYTLPDKSVAKAAFTPDDIKKFQDGSDPWGHPNTDWFGAALKTWSPQVRHTLQLVGGSENIKYLTSVNYQNQDAYYKNSATGYKQYDFRLNLDAKISKYINLVTGVVGRQENRFFPTVGAGDIFRMLARGYPNKPAFWPNGLPAPDIENGQQPVLVTTSATGYDRDTRYYLQSNASINITNPWVPGLKLTGSVALDKYIQQGKRWQTPWFVYSWDYTSYDPTTKEPLLQRVQKGPAQSTLNQYTNDQFNSLLSGILSYDHTFGASHAITLLAGITKEQSNSNGFSGFRQYFNSTAIDQLFAGSQTQQIANTTAAWERARMSYFGRAAYNYKEKYLAEFLWRYDGSYMFPAASRWGFFPGVTAGWRISEEDFFKKALPVVSSLKLRASWGQLGNDQVYFNNTLREYDYLPTYAYGDAVNSNWGYVINNQVAQTLYENGVPNTKLTWEVANNADIGLEGSLLNGKVFFEFDVFQNKRSNILWRQSASIPQTTGATLPATNIGRVTNKGYEFRVGYNGQAGDLKFNVSVNGGYAKNTITFWDEVPGAPEWQRSTGKPIPSDVNNPNNANGTLLYQYDGIFSTQAEIDANKLDYSGVGASLLRPGDMKLKDIDGNGKIDANDRVRADRNNQPRFQGGLNASVRYKNFDLSILFQGSAGGQIFLQTESGTIGNFLKYSYDHRWTVDNPSTVDPRIVDRSNQYFSNGTSYWLRSTDYIRLKNLELGYTLPSTIGNKIGLSNLRVYVNGLNLATYAPAMKGIYDPESTNSAGQYYPQARVINTGVTLSF